The stretch of DNA GGGAGATGGACATGCTGCTCTCGACGGGCGAGCAGGTGTCGGTGGCGCTGATGGCGATGGCGATTCATGATCTGGGTGGGCAGGCGGTGAGCCTTACCGGGGCGCAGATGGAGATCCGCACCGACAGCGCGCACGGCAAGGCGCGGATCCGTTCGATCGGGGCAGATCGCATTCGCGCGCACCTCGATGCTGGCCGCATTGTGATCGCCGCGGGGTTCCAGGGAATCGACGAGAACCTCAATATCACGACCCTCGGCCGCGGCGGCAGCGATACGACTGCGGTGGCGCTGGCGGCGGTGCTCGGCGCCGACATGTGCGAGATCTACACCGACGTGGACGGCGTGTTCACGACCGACCCACGGATCGAGCCGGCCGCGCGGAAGATGGACTGCGTGTCGCACGACGAGATTCTGGAGCTGGCAAGCCTCGGCGCGGGCGTGATGCACAGCCGGTCGATTGAGTTCGGCAAGAAGTTCAACGTGCCGATCCACGTGCGCAACTCGGGCGTCTTCACCGACGTGCCGGGCACGATCATCGGTCCGCTGAGCGAGGCGGCCGACCGCGCGGTGAGCGGCGCGGCGTTAACGAAGAACGAGGCGCAGCTGACGATCGCCGGCGTGCCGGATAAGCCGGGCGTGAGCTTGGCGCTGCTGGAGTCGTTGTCGGCGGCGAACCTGTCGGTCGACATGATCGTGCAGAGCCGCGGCGCCGATGGGCGGGCGAACATCTCGTTCACGGTGCTCGACACGGAGCTGAACGCCGCGAAGAAGGCGGCCAGAGAGGCTGCCGCGGCGGTTGGAGCCCGTGAGGTCCGTGTTGGTGAGCCGGTGTCGAAGGTCTCGGTCGTCGGTCTCGGGATGGCGAGCCAGCCCGGCGTCGCGCGGCGGATGTTCCGCGCGCTAGCCGACGCGGGCATCAACATTCATGCGATCTCGACCAGCACGATCAAGGTTTCGTGCCTCGTGGCGCGCGAGCAGGGGCAAGAGGCGTTGCGTGTGGTGCACCGCGAGTTCGAGCTCGGCAAGACGCCGTCGAGCCCCGCGACGATCGAGGACTCGCTCGCCGCCGCGAAGGAGGCGAAAGCCGCCGACGCCGAGGCGGTGATCGCGAGGCTGCAAGCGATGGAAGAGCTGCGGATCGACGGTTGTGAGATCGACGAATCGCAGGCGTTGCTCTCGCTACGGAGTGTGCCCGACACGCCGGGCGTCGCGGCGCAGATCTTCGAGGCGATCGCCGCGCGGGACGTGATGGTGGACCTGATCGTGCAGTCGATCGGTGAAGACGGCCTCACGAGCGTCGGCATCACGGTGCCGCAGAAAGACGCCAAGGCCGCCGCGGATATCGTCGCCGAGGTCGCGGAGAAGATCGGCGGCGAGGTGAGCCTCGACCCGGGCGTTGCGATCCTGTCGGTGACGGGCGTCGGCGTCCGCAGCCACACGGGCGTCGGGACGCGCATCTTCCGGGCGCTGAGCGCCGCGGGGATCAACGTCGAGATGATCGGCACCAGCGAGGTGCGCGTCAGCGTCGTGATCGGCGGCGAGCATGGCGCCAAGGCGCTGGCGGCGACGGAGAAGGCGTTCGCGGACGTGATCCGCTGAGGCTCCCGGCTCGCGGATTATTCGGGCCGCGGAAGCTGGACGGATCGTTCGCTGCGTGCGACAGTGTTGGTCCCGTGTCCCGCCTTTGGTCCATCGCCGGCTTCGCGATCCGCTTGGCGGTCGCGCTTTCGCTGTGTCTCGGCGCGGCGACGAAGGACGCGTTCACGCACTCCGCGTTTTGGCTTTCGGGCCTGACAACGGGCGAGGCCGTTGCGGGGGGAGCTTACTTCCATAGCCATGGGGCGGGGGAGCTGGCTCACTGGCATCCGTTCCCGGTTGCTGATTCGGAGCCGACCGCTAAGCCGCTGAGCGGCGGGACGCCAGGTTACAGGGCGGCCAGTGGCGACGTTCACGACCACGTGTGCCCGCCTGCTGTGCCGGGCGTCGTTGCGACGCTCTCGATCGCGCAGGCTCTGTCGATTGCTCCCCCGACGGAGTTGGGGCGACTCTCGACGCGCGTCGATGCATCGTCATCGAAGTGGCGCGCCATGCGGCCACGCGGGCCGCCCGCGGCTTAGCGTCGCCCTTCTTTCTCCGCGTCGCACATCTCCGAATCGGTTCCGCGCTTGCGGGAACTGGTTGCGTGCGGCGTGTCCTTGGTCTCGGGAGCGATTTCGTGCGCTCGCGCTGCGCTTTTACGCTCGTTGAGCTGCTGGTGGTGATCGCCATCATCGGCGCGCTCGTGGCGCTGCTCTTGCCGGCGGTTCAGTCGGCGCGGGCGGCGGCGCGGCGGACGCAGTGTGCGAGTTCGATGCGGCAGCTCGGGATCGCGACGCACCAGTACGCCGACACGCATCGGGGCGACTTTCCATTGCTCGCTTACACAAACCGTGCCTACACGGAATGGGAGCAATCGCCCGACGCGACGCCGGCGGACCAAGAAGAAGTCTCTTGGATCGCCACGCTGGCGCCGTACGCCGAGGACGTCGATGCAATTCGCCTTTGCCCGGACGACCTCGTGCGGATCAACGGCGAAGCGCTGACGAGCGACGAGATGAAAGCAGGCTCGGGTGTACCTCCGGGGATGCTGCGGGCCGACACGAGCTACGCGATGAACGGCTACTTGCGTTATCCCGACCGCGTCCCGGCCGGGGCGCCGCCGGCAATCGCCAAGGCGATTCGGCAGCGGCAGGAGGGGATGGTCGGCTCGCTGTACGACCTCGCCGCGACGCACCAGACGCTGATGATGCTGGAGAGCATCGCGGCCGATGGGGCGGCGGGAGTGTTTGCCCGGGCGGACCACACGCATTCAGAGATGTGGTTCGTCGACGCCGAGTTGCTCGACGAGGGCGAGCGGCGCGAACAGGTGTACGGCGCGGTGACCGAGGAGGTCGCCGTCGATCGTCACCCAGGACGCGTCGCGAACTACCTGTACGCCGACGCCCACGTGGAAGTGATCTCGTCGGAGACGATCGCGGCGTGGTGCGCTGAGAACTTCAATTTTGCGAAGCCGCCGCAGCATTAGAGGCGGCTTTCGTTTCACAACAACAAGGCTGTTCCGAACGACCTTGCGGGAGGGGTCTCCCGACCCCGATTACGCGCACCATGCCGTGTTCGGCCAAGAGACCGTATTCGGCGTCGGGAGACGACGCCTCCCACAAGTTGGATTCCGGAGCGGCGCCTACACCTTGAGGATTTTATCGATGAAGAAGCTTACGATTGCGATGGGACTTGTGTCGCTTACTACTTCGAGCGTGGCGCCGGAGGCCTTCGCTCACGGCAGCGGCGGCGATATCGCTGTGTTTGAGACAGATGGGAAGGCGGACGTTGGTTACGCCAAGCTAGACGAAGACGACATCGAGCAGATCGCTTTCGATCCGAACGACAGCGTTTTCCAAGCGGTGCTCGTGCCGCTGGCGACCAACCCGGTGATCCCCTACGACCTCTCCTCGACCGAGCCGGGTTACGACGCCAACGAGGGAGACCTGCCGGCACTCGCCGAGATCTTCTGGAACCTGCAAGAGCTGTCGTACTGGGACGGCGCCGGCACGCCGAACTTTGCGCCCGCTACGGGTGTGGCGGGCGGCTATGCGCCGCAGCCCGTCGTCACGCAGGCTAGCGGCGGCTTCCACACGCACGAGCATTTCGGCCTGGAAGACCTGACCGCCGACGGGCAGCCGATCCCCGACGGCGTTTACCTGGCGGAGTTCACGATCAGCGTCGAGGGTTTGGAGGATTCGGACTCGTACTACATGGTGTCGCTCGTCGAGAGCTTGGTGAACGACGCGGCCGACCCGATCGCGTTGGGGGAGGAGATCGGCGAAGCGGTGATAGCGTTCATGGAAGACCCGTCGTCGGGCGCGCCGGTGGTTGGGGGCAAGGATTTTTCTTTCTACGCCAGCGCCATCCAACACGCCGAGTCGCTCGTAGTCCCTGAGCCGACCACTCTGGCGATGGTGGCGATGCTGGCTGCGTGTGTCCCTGCCCGGCGCCGCGGTTAGCACTGCCCGAGGGAGCGGGGCGGGCTTCGCGGCCCGCTCCGCTCTTTAACTACCGAAAGTTCTTCGGACGGTCACCCGCGGCTAGCGCCGACGGCTCAGGTGAGTCGCTCTCAACTTGAGCCGTCGGCGCTTGCCGCGGGTGGCGCCCCGATCGCCCCGCCATCGCTCAATAGCAACCCGATGTCATCACGACTCCTGAGATACGCCAGCGCCGCCGCGCTGCTGCTTACTGTCGCATCCAACGCGTTCGGTCACGGCGAGGGAGTCCTCGTCCAGCGGCAGGGAGATCGCCTCGTCACCGGCTACGACAGCGATGCACCGGGCGGGCAGACGATCGGCACGCGCGTGTTTAGCTCCTACCTTCCTTCGAACGGCCTGACGACCGACCCGTCGTTCCTGTCGGTTTCACCGGCGCCGGCGGGGACGGAGTCCTTGGCGGCGGGCGAGGACGTCTTTTGGGATTTTCTGCCGCTGACGACCGGCGGCGTGACATCGAACTTGATGCACTGGGACGGCGCCGGTGAGCCCAACTTTATTACCGCCGAGGACGCGTCACTTACGCTCTACGATCCCAACTTCATCGCGGCGAACGTCGATGGCGCCGCGGCCGCGGTTCCGGGGGAGCGGGTCGGAACGACGACCTCCAACGCGCTCGCGTTGCACGCGCATCGCTACTGGGAGCTCGCAGGCGCCGGCGAAGCCGCCGCGGCGCCGGGCGTGTACGTGGCGTCACTCCGGTTGCGGATGGACGGCTTGGCGCCTACCAAGTCGTTGTACTTCGCGTTCGCCACCTTCGGCACGCCGATCGCGGCGCTGAGCGAAACTGTGGTGTGGCTCAACGACCGAGTAGATTCACTACTCTTACGTGGCGACTACAACTTCGACGGCTCGGTAAACGCTGCTGACTACGATGTCTGGTCGCAGCAGTACGGCTCTGCGACGCCAACGCCAGTGACGGTTGGCGAGGCCGACGGCAACGGCGACGGCGTCATCAACGCGGCGGATTACACGGTTTGGCGAGATTCTATCGTTGCGAGTAGTTCGCTGCTTATTCCTGAACCGGCGACGATTCTGCTGGTCGGGGCCCCCATGCTCGTCGTTGTTTCTCGCCGTCGTTGTTACGGCCGACCTAGTACATTACCGATGGAGGCTCTTGATTTCCGGTCCAGACGATTTTGAGCGCCAGTGGGCGCCATTGCTTAGAGTCCTCGGCGTACCAAAAACGGAAGAAATAGGGGCTGCGAATACGGCCCAGACCGTCGTCGTGCTCAATGAGAACACGTACGTCCGCCAAGAGGGCGGGGTTGGTGCGACTGACTTGCTCGAAGATGGGGTTGCCGGTGAACGAGGGGAGATAGATCCTTTCGTTTCCCCAGACCCATGACTCGTTGCGTCCCATCTGGACCATCGAGACTTCCCGCAACGAACGCGGCTTCCATAGATAAACTTGGGTCGCGCCGGCTACCACACCGGCGCAATGTGGCTCGATATCGCTGATGGCTTTTGACGAGTCCGACGCAGACTTGAGTCCACGGTCTCTCATATAGGCGACGAGTGTGTCGGGGTCGGCTGCGCCGATGGCCGTGACAGCGCCGGTGATGGCGTCGATGAGGTCAACTTGCTCATGGGAGGTTAGTGGCCGATGGGCGACCGACCGGCCGAAGCCGGCCGCATTGCGGCCTTGCTCAAGCCGTCCTTCGGTGCTGATCGTTTGCCGCAGTGCGTCGGGAGCATCGGCTAGCGGGACTGCCGACAGGTCCTCCCAGCTATCAACGATCTGCTTGCGGAGGACCTGCCTTGTGTTGGGCGGCGTCCGCTCGGGTTGGCGCCGGGCGTACCAGACCGCGCCGTTAGCGACGATGAGCAGAACAGCTGCGGCCGCGGCGATGAGTTGACGACGATTCATCGATAGATTTGCTACGACGGGCATGAGGGACGCGACGAAACCCACCAATCGCCTAGCTCCGATCGGTTCGTCAAGCTCGCTGCGTTTGTTGTCGCGTAAGTAACGGAGGTGGGATTACTCACCGCCGTCGAGGCGGTTGGCGGCGGCGCGGTGAGCTTCGGGCGCGATGTCGTACGCGACCGTTGAGGCTGAGCCGTCGCAGAACGCCATGTGCATCGCCGATGGGTGCGCGCTGCCGAAGGCGTAGATGTTGGGAAACCCGGCTTTACTGGTGTCGGCCTGCGGCTGGTACTCGCCTTGCGACCAGGGCGAACGCGGGTTCCAGGCGACACGGTGGTTGTCCCACTCGTAGCCGGCCCACGCCGTCTGGTTGTCGCCCATCATGACAACGCTGTCGACGACGTTGACGTCTTCGTAGAGCGACGGACGGAGGAACTTCTCGCCAACCAAATAGGTCTTGCTTGTCCCGTCGGTGATCTGGGCGGGACGCACCTCGCTACGGTAGTAGCTGACGCCAGTTTGGTAATACGGTGTGGCGGGGTCGTTCGTCGGCGTCCAGTTTGTTGGAGCGTGCTTGAGCGCAGCGTAGCTGTCGGGCGTCCACATGTTGGGCTCGCCGATAAACGCCTCAGCGGCGCTGTAGAGGGCGTCGCCGCTGTTGGCGGCGTAATCGGTCTTGGTGACGCGACCGTGGGGGACAACGCCGCGGCCGGTGACCGGCGTCCATGGCGCATTTCCCGAAGTCTTGAAAGGGTAGGGCTGCGCGGGACGGCGGCTGGGGCAGTAGAAAACATCCGGTGCCGACAGGAGGAGTGTCAGGTATCCGGGCGCAAGGGGCTCAGCCGTCACGTCCTCGCCAGCCGCTGCGTCGCGGAGAACGCTTAGTTCGAGGTAGTCCAAAACACTGAAGGGCCAGCCGCCGGGTTGATCGCGGCCGTAGCCTCGATCCGCGTCGGCGACGAAATCACCCGACCACCCCCCGCTGGGGAAGTAGCCGTGTGTCGTGACGTGCAGCTGCGTCGCGAGGCCTATCTGCCGCAGGTGGTTCAAACAGGTCGCCCGCCGAGCGGCTTCGCGCGCCGACTGCACCGCGGGGAGCATCAGCTGCACTAAGAGCCCGATGATCCCGATGACCACCAGCAGCTCGATCAGTGTAAAACCAGCACACAGCGATCGACTGGCGGGTTTATGGCAGACCTGCCAAGCCTTGTGGGTCCGATCCATCGGCGGTCCTCGGGTGAGGGGGGATCTGCGGCGCCTGGAAGTGTTCTATCCGCCAGAGGGCACTCAGGGCGAGATTTACTCAGGAATTTTCTCACGATCACTCAATTCTGCAGGGCTTACTGCAGCCACCAGAGCTTTCGTCTTGCGAACCATGACGCGGGCGTCCAGCTCTCGCCTTTGCGTGTTCTTACAGCGTTGTCACGCAGCTGACTCCCTCTTCGCTTGTCCGCGATTGAAGCCGCAAGTAAAACGCAAGTGTAGGTGGCGGTAGACTTTGCGCTCGTCGATGCGAGTAGCATTCGTCAGACTCCGCTTAGGCAAATGGGCCGACGTCGGCGGCCACTCCGATCTCGGAGCTGCGATGAGGCATTCTGGAAGTCATCAACGTGGCAAGCTGGTGAGGGCATTGGGCGCTACGTTGTTGGCGATCTCAATCCTCGACCCTCTCATGGCGGCACAGCCGCAAGTGCCGGCGTTGCCGACCGAGCCATTGGGGTACGTGAAGTACGCCGGTGAGGACATGCCGGCGCACTTCAAATTCGGCGCTGTCGCCGCGCGGGACAACACGCCCGCCGACAACCTGATCAGCGACGCCGGCGCCACCCTTGGCCGAGTGCTTTTCTACGACACGCGGCTCTCGCATGACAACGGGACGGCGTGCGCGTCGTGCCACCAACAGGCGACGGGCTTCTCGGACCCCGAGCCGGTCAGCGAGGGGATCGACGGCCAGCTCGGCACGCGGCACTCGATGGCGCTAGCGAACTCACGGTACTACATCACCGGCGCGATGTTCTGGGACGAGCGCGCCGAATCGCTCGAAGCCCAGGCGTTGATGCCGATCGAGAACCCTCTAGAGATGGGCTCAACGCTCGCCGAGGTCGTTGACAAGCTGAGCGCCACAACGTTCTATCCTGAGCTGTTTGAAGCCGCGTTCGGCTCGCCCGAGATAACGCCTGAACGGATCGGCAAGGCGATCGCGCAATTCGAACGGGCGATGGTTTCGTACCAGTCGAAGTACGATACGGCATTCGCGCCGGGCTCCACGACGCCGCAGTTCGACCAGGTCTTCACCGCCGATGAGCTAGCAGGCGAGCAGCTTTTCCACGGCGCCGGGCGTTGCAGCGGCTGCCACACGACCGAAGCACACGTCGGTGAACTGGTGTCGAACATCGGCCTC from Botrimarina mediterranea encodes:
- a CDS encoding aspartate kinase, yielding MSLIVQKFGGTSVADAEKIRAAARRALRAQQQGAQVVMVVSAMGHQTDILVDLAAQVCEDAPAREMDMLLSTGEQVSVALMAMAIHDLGGQAVSLTGAQMEIRTDSAHGKARIRSIGADRIRAHLDAGRIVIAAGFQGIDENLNITTLGRGGSDTTAVALAAVLGADMCEIYTDVDGVFTTDPRIEPAARKMDCVSHDEILELASLGAGVMHSRSIEFGKKFNVPIHVRNSGVFTDVPGTIIGPLSEAADRAVSGAALTKNEAQLTIAGVPDKPGVSLALLESLSAANLSVDMIVQSRGADGRANISFTVLDTELNAAKKAAREAAAAVGAREVRVGEPVSKVSVVGLGMASQPGVARRMFRALADAGINIHAISTSTIKVSCLVAREQGQEALRVVHREFELGKTPSSPATIEDSLAAAKEAKAADAEAVIARLQAMEELRIDGCEIDESQALLSLRSVPDTPGVAAQIFEAIAARDVMVDLIVQSIGEDGLTSVGITVPQKDAKAAADIVAEVAEKIGGEVSLDPGVAILSVTGVGVRSHTGVGTRIFRALSAAGINVEMIGTSEVRVSVVIGGEHGAKALAATEKAFADVIR
- a CDS encoding DUF1559 family PulG-like putative transporter, which gives rise to MRSRCAFTLVELLVVIAIIGALVALLLPAVQSARAAARRTQCASSMRQLGIATHQYADTHRGDFPLLAYTNRAYTEWEQSPDATPADQEEVSWIATLAPYAEDVDAIRLCPDDLVRINGEALTSDEMKAGSGVPPGMLRADTSYAMNGYLRYPDRVPAGAPPAIAKAIRQRQEGMVGSLYDLAATHQTLMMLESIAADGAAGVFARADHTHSEMWFVDAELLDEGERREQVYGAVTEEVAVDRHPGRVANYLYADAHVEVISSETIAAWCAENFNFAKPPQH
- a CDS encoding dockerin type I repeat-containing protein, translated to MSSRLLRYASAAALLLTVASNAFGHGEGVLVQRQGDRLVTGYDSDAPGGQTIGTRVFSSYLPSNGLTTDPSFLSVSPAPAGTESLAAGEDVFWDFLPLTTGGVTSNLMHWDGAGEPNFITAEDASLTLYDPNFIAANVDGAAAAVPGERVGTTTSNALALHAHRYWELAGAGEAAAAPGVYVASLRLRMDGLAPTKSLYFAFATFGTPIAALSETVVWLNDRVDSLLLRGDYNFDGSVNAADYDVWSQQYGSATPTPVTVGEADGNGDGVINAADYTVWRDSIVASSSLLIPEPATILLVGAPMLVVVSRRRCYGRPSTLPMEALDFRSRRF
- a CDS encoding DUF1559 family PulG-like putative transporter; amino-acid sequence: MDRTHKAWQVCHKPASRSLCAGFTLIELLVVIGIIGLLVQLMLPAVQSAREAARRATCLNHLRQIGLATQLHVTTHGYFPSGGWSGDFVADADRGYGRDQPGGWPFSVLDYLELSVLRDAAAGEDVTAEPLAPGYLTLLLSAPDVFYCPSRRPAQPYPFKTSGNAPWTPVTGRGVVPHGRVTKTDYAANSGDALYSAAEAFIGEPNMWTPDSYAALKHAPTNWTPTNDPATPYYQTGVSYYRSEVRPAQITDGTSKTYLVGEKFLRPSLYEDVNVVDSVVMMGDNQTAWAGYEWDNHRVAWNPRSPWSQGEYQPQADTSKAGFPNIYAFGSAHPSAMHMAFCDGSASTVAYDIAPEAHRAAANRLDGGE
- a CDS encoding cytochrome c peroxidase, whose translation is MAAQPQVPALPTEPLGYVKYAGEDMPAHFKFGAVAARDNTPADNLISDAGATLGRVLFYDTRLSHDNGTACASCHQQATGFSDPEPVSEGIDGQLGTRHSMALANSRYYITGAMFWDERAESLEAQALMPIENPLEMGSTLAEVVDKLSATTFYPELFEAAFGSPEITPERIGKAIAQFERAMVSYQSKYDTAFAPGSTTPQFDQVFTADELAGEQLFHGAGRCSGCHTTEAHVGELVSNIGLEVEPVDEGVGEGRFKTPSLRNIAVRGRFMHDGRFSTLQEVVEFYNIGVQDNPALDESLRNPLQLGLTEQEVLQLVAFMETLTDETFLTSELFSDPFVTLPGDYNGDGEVDDSDFEVWRTNYGDTELLTADGNNDGLVDAADYTIWRDSVGLTWESLTPVADITTAAPEPSSLVLVGLALVAVSRRR